Proteins from a genomic interval of Microbacterium phyllosphaerae:
- the pdxT gene encoding pyridoxal 5'-phosphate synthase glutaminase subunit PdxT, translating into MAGNPRVGVLALQGDVREHAALLRGLGAEVALVRRPEELAAVDGLVIPGGESSVIDKLSRAFGMQQPIRAAIAAGLPVYGTCAGLILLADEVLDGIEGQQSFGGMDIAVRRNAFGRQTESFETELDVPVLGQQPVRATFIRAPIVERTGAPVEVLATLPDGGIVAVEQGRLLGTSFHPEVDGETRFHARFLAHVSDHVRSA; encoded by the coding sequence GTGGCTGGTAACCCACGGGTCGGAGTCCTGGCGCTGCAGGGCGACGTGCGCGAGCACGCCGCCCTGCTCCGCGGGCTCGGCGCTGAGGTGGCGCTGGTGCGCCGGCCGGAAGAACTCGCGGCCGTCGACGGTCTCGTGATCCCCGGTGGGGAGTCCAGCGTGATCGACAAGCTGTCCCGCGCCTTCGGCATGCAGCAGCCGATCCGGGCTGCGATCGCTGCGGGGCTTCCGGTCTACGGCACCTGCGCGGGTCTGATCCTTCTGGCCGACGAGGTGCTGGACGGCATCGAGGGGCAGCAGTCCTTCGGCGGCATGGACATCGCGGTGCGGCGCAACGCGTTCGGCCGGCAGACCGAGTCCTTCGAGACCGAACTCGATGTTCCGGTGCTCGGGCAGCAGCCGGTGCGCGCGACCTTCATCCGCGCACCGATCGTCGAACGCACGGGAGCTCCCGTCGAGGTGCTCGCCACGCTGCCCGATGGCGGAATCGTCGCCGTCGAGCAGGGGCGGCTGCTCGGAACGAGCTTCCATCCGGAGGTCGACGGTGAGACTCGGTTCCACGCGCGGTTCCTCGCGCACGTGAGTGACCACGTCCGCTCGGCGTGA
- the pdxY gene encoding pyridoxal kinase PdxY, translating to MKVLSIQSAVAYGHVGNSAAVFPLQRIGVEVLPVYTVNFSNHTGYGAWRGPMIDPNDVREVLTGIEERGVFGEIDAVLSGYQGGEGIGDVIIDAVVRVKAANPDAVYACDPVMGNAKSGCFVAPAIPILLREKVVPAADIITPNQFELGFLTGTEPDTLESTLASVDLAMAMGPRTVLVTSVERPDREEGTIEMLVADSAGAWIVQTPRLPMKANGSGDVTAALFTAHYVETGDANTALERTASSVFDLLAATLESGARELQLVEAQEFYANPRMQFTARQVR from the coding sequence ATGAAGGTCCTCTCCATCCAGTCCGCCGTCGCGTACGGACATGTCGGAAACTCCGCCGCGGTCTTCCCGTTGCAGCGCATCGGTGTCGAGGTTCTTCCGGTCTACACCGTGAACTTCTCGAACCACACCGGGTACGGCGCCTGGCGCGGCCCGATGATCGATCCGAACGACGTGCGCGAGGTCCTCACGGGCATCGAGGAGCGCGGCGTGTTCGGTGAGATCGACGCCGTGCTCAGCGGCTACCAGGGCGGCGAGGGCATCGGAGACGTGATCATCGACGCCGTCGTCCGCGTCAAGGCCGCGAACCCTGACGCGGTCTACGCGTGCGACCCGGTGATGGGCAACGCCAAGTCGGGATGCTTCGTCGCACCGGCGATCCCGATCCTGCTGCGTGAGAAGGTCGTGCCCGCAGCCGACATCATCACCCCGAACCAGTTCGAACTCGGCTTCCTCACCGGGACCGAGCCTGACACGCTGGAGTCCACGCTGGCCTCGGTCGACCTGGCGATGGCCATGGGACCCCGCACCGTGCTCGTCACGAGCGTCGAGCGCCCGGACCGCGAAGAGGGCACGATCGAGATGCTCGTCGCCGACTCGGCGGGTGCCTGGATCGTGCAGACGCCTCGCCTCCCGATGAAGGCCAACGGCTCGGGCGACGTCACGGCAGCGCTCTTCACCGCGCACTACGTCGAGACGGGCGACGCCAATACGGCGCTCGAACGCACCGCATCCAGCGTGTTCGACCTGCTCGCCGCGACTCTCGAGTCCGGTGCGCGCGAACTGCAGCTCGTGGAGGCGCAGGAGTTCTACGCGAACCCGCGGATGCAGTTCACCGCACGCCAGGTGCGCTGA
- a CDS encoding HIT family protein, whose amino-acid sequence MTPSEPWEDAGEFAGVPDEFQRLWTPHRMAYIQAGPEPLREECPFCEAPKFPDAERLIVARGETAYVLLNLFPYNSGHLLVCPYRHIGTYDQATPEEVAEIGALTQIGMRVLREVSRCDGFNLGMNQGAVAGAGVDGHLHQHIVPRWTSDANFFPIIAKTKALPQLLGEVREAVANAWPTP is encoded by the coding sequence GTGACGCCCTCGGAGCCGTGGGAGGACGCCGGTGAGTTCGCCGGCGTCCCCGACGAGTTCCAGCGGCTGTGGACCCCGCACCGGATGGCGTACATCCAGGCGGGCCCCGAGCCGTTGCGCGAGGAGTGCCCGTTCTGCGAGGCTCCGAAGTTCCCGGATGCCGAACGGCTGATCGTCGCGCGGGGTGAGACGGCCTACGTACTGCTCAACCTGTTCCCGTACAACTCCGGACACCTTCTGGTCTGCCCGTACCGCCACATCGGCACGTACGACCAGGCCACGCCCGAGGAGGTCGCCGAGATCGGGGCGCTGACCCAGATCGGCATGAGGGTCCTCCGCGAGGTCTCGCGGTGCGACGGCTTCAACCTCGGGATGAATCAGGGTGCCGTCGCCGGTGCCGGCGTCGACGGCCACCTGCACCAGCACATCGTGCCGCGGTGGACGTCGGACGCCAATTTCTTCCCGATCATCGCGAAGACCAAGGCGCTGCCTCAGCTGCTCGGCGAAGTGCGAGAAGCTGTGGCGAACGCCTGGCCGACGCCGTAG
- a CDS encoding aminotransferase class I/II-fold pyridoxal phosphate-dependent enzyme: MSDQITGTTAADISDSVRDLRDRGVLRPGSALPPVRELATTLGVNRNTAVAAYRQLAQAGIVISRGRAGTVITGHESVAQEGYASDTVLRDVGTGNPDPRLIPDPSAALATVAGRPVLYGEPVIDRGLDEWAREWISQDLDHVDFGITVTSGAVDAVERLLAQALMRDDAVALEDPCFLASIHTVRLGGYRAVPVPVDDQGMTVDGLRAALDAGVRAVICTPRAQNPTGASLTATRAAELRAVLVDHPYVLIIEDDHFSMLSQRPYESLIGPEHRRYALVRSVSKFLGPDMCLAIAATDAATAERLAMRLSPGTTWVSHLLQRLTLTQLTDDSVLSRIADAREHYAARNAAFASRLREQGLDSPVTDGLSLWIELPKPARLVAERLMRRGWLARTGDDFALDERADPSRHLRLTVHDLSEEDAETLVADLVSAAR, translated from the coding sequence ATGAGCGACCAGATCACCGGAACGACCGCAGCCGACATCTCGGACAGCGTGCGCGACCTGCGCGACCGCGGAGTCCTGCGACCGGGCAGCGCGCTTCCCCCCGTGCGCGAACTCGCCACGACTCTCGGCGTGAACCGCAACACAGCTGTCGCCGCGTACCGTCAGCTCGCGCAGGCCGGAATCGTCATCTCGCGAGGGCGGGCAGGCACCGTCATCACGGGTCACGAGTCCGTCGCGCAGGAGGGCTACGCCTCAGACACCGTGCTGCGGGATGTCGGCACGGGCAACCCTGACCCTCGCCTGATTCCCGATCCGTCCGCGGCTCTCGCGACGGTCGCCGGTCGTCCCGTGCTGTACGGCGAGCCCGTCATCGACCGCGGCCTCGACGAGTGGGCGCGCGAGTGGATCTCGCAGGACCTCGATCACGTCGACTTCGGCATCACCGTCACCAGCGGCGCGGTCGATGCGGTCGAGCGTCTGCTCGCGCAGGCGCTCATGCGCGACGACGCCGTCGCGCTGGAGGACCCCTGCTTCCTGGCCAGCATCCACACGGTCCGCCTGGGCGGCTATCGTGCCGTTCCCGTGCCCGTCGACGATCAGGGGATGACGGTCGACGGTCTTCGCGCCGCACTGGACGCCGGCGTCCGGGCCGTGATCTGCACCCCCCGCGCGCAGAACCCGACCGGGGCGAGCCTCACCGCCACCCGGGCCGCGGAGCTCCGCGCCGTGCTCGTCGACCACCCGTACGTCCTGATCATCGAAGACGATCACTTCTCGATGCTGTCGCAGCGCCCGTACGAGTCGCTGATCGGCCCCGAGCATCGCCGCTACGCGCTCGTGCGCTCCGTGTCGAAATTCCTCGGACCCGACATGTGCCTCGCCATCGCGGCCACGGATGCCGCCACGGCCGAGCGGCTCGCGATGAGGTTGAGCCCGGGCACCACCTGGGTCAGCCATCTGCTGCAGCGTCTCACGCTCACGCAGCTCACCGACGATTCGGTGCTCTCACGGATCGCCGACGCTCGCGAGCACTACGCCGCGCGGAACGCGGCCTTCGCATCGCGTCTGCGCGAACAGGGCCTCGACTCCCCCGTCACCGACGGGCTGAGCCTGTGGATCGAGTTGCCGAAGCCCGCGCGCCTCGTCGCCGAGAGGCTCATGCGCCGTGGGTGGCTGGCACGCACCGGCGACGACTTCGCCCTCGATGAGCGCGCCGATCCCTCGCGCCACCTGCGTCTCACGGTGCACGACCTGTCCGAAGAGGATGCGGAGACGCTCGTCGCCGACCTCGTCTCGGCCGCACGATGA
- the pdxS gene encoding pyridoxal 5'-phosphate synthase lyase subunit PdxS: MTEQPTTGSSRVKRGLAEMLKGGVIMDVVTADQAKIAEDAGAVAVMALERVPADIRAQGGVSRMSDPDMIDSIIDAVSIPVMAKARIGHFVEAQVLQELGVDYIDESEVLSPADYVNHIDKFGFTVPFVCGATNLGEALRRINEGAAMIRSKGEAGTGDVSEAMKHIRKIRGEIAALTALPKDELFVAAKELQAPYELVAEIAETGTLPVVLFVAGGVATPADAAMMMQLGADGVFVGSGIFKSGNPAERAKAIVKATTFFDDAKVIAEVSRGLGEAMVGINVSDLPAPHRLAERGW; this comes from the coding sequence ATGACCGAACAGCCCACCACCGGATCCTCCCGCGTCAAGCGCGGTCTCGCCGAGATGCTCAAGGGCGGTGTGATCATGGACGTGGTCACGGCCGACCAGGCGAAGATCGCCGAGGATGCCGGCGCGGTCGCAGTCATGGCACTCGAGCGGGTTCCCGCGGACATCCGGGCCCAGGGCGGTGTCTCGCGCATGAGCGACCCCGACATGATCGACAGCATCATCGACGCGGTGTCCATCCCCGTGATGGCCAAGGCTCGCATCGGCCACTTCGTCGAGGCGCAGGTGCTGCAGGAGCTCGGCGTCGACTACATCGACGAGTCCGAGGTCCTCTCGCCCGCCGACTACGTGAACCACATCGACAAGTTCGGCTTCACCGTGCCGTTCGTCTGCGGCGCCACCAACCTCGGTGAGGCGCTCCGCCGCATCAACGAGGGGGCGGCGATGATCCGCTCGAAGGGCGAGGCCGGAACAGGCGACGTCTCAGAGGCGATGAAGCACATCCGCAAGATCCGCGGTGAGATCGCGGCGCTCACCGCCCTTCCGAAGGACGAGCTGTTCGTCGCCGCGAAGGAGCTGCAGGCCCCGTATGAGCTGGTCGCCGAGATCGCCGAGACCGGCACGCTCCCGGTCGTGCTGTTCGTCGCGGGTGGCGTCGCCACTCCGGCCGACGCCGCGATGATGATGCAGCTCGGCGCCGACGGCGTCTTCGTCGGCTCCGGAATCTTCAAGTCGGGCAACCCTGCGGAACGCGCGAAGGCGATCGTCAAGGCGACGACGTTCTTCGACGACGCGAAGGTGATCGCCGAGGTCTCGCGCGGACTCGGTGAGGCGATGGTCGGCATCAACGTCTCGGATCTTCCCGCACCGCACCGCCTGGCCGAGCGTGGCTGGTAA